One Limisphaerales bacterium genomic region harbors:
- a CDS encoding zinc-dependent peptidase, whose protein sequence is MAIVSHPAPFPPGFKPKWRDILEKNVALYRRLPEDLTLVLEEMIPWFVEKVFWKWEDWVGYRPDKEMQKVCVACEACLLIARRSKKDYQHFHTFVFHEKYLVAKDGDKCAGWAEPGGTIRQRWESTRYGMRDGIDNHNLTLHEFGHMLDYKDSDFDSVPHFDSKAARFDYQLFLEEEYADICNAWEKKTGNEIIRKYATTDKAEFLTCATEAFFERSEMVKFMRRDLYDWMVRIYQMDPAEWPERISQADLADERCDQWSDWMRRSTWQSKSEEIDSWPDGVAAADYAGWYLQHKGRLEREERERKEREFAEKMRRDKERNEKEQREARERERKEKEESEHKARERYLLNNRTVIVEYPNGTPQLKYKLVDGHREGLKQRWDEEGQLREETELIRGKKHGSVVFYHSNGKKEMEGFFILNRRAGIWQGWHEDGSPSFRSEYREGELHTWEQFGGDGKSRTYGKVTNRFGA, encoded by the coding sequence ATGGCCATCGTTTCTCACCCTGCCCCATTTCCGCCCGGCTTCAAGCCGAAGTGGCGGGATATCCTTGAGAAAAACGTGGCGTTGTATCGGCGGTTGCCGGAAGATCTGACATTGGTGTTGGAAGAAATGATCCCGTGGTTTGTCGAAAAGGTGTTCTGGAAATGGGAGGATTGGGTGGGCTACAGACCCGACAAGGAAATGCAAAAAGTCTGCGTCGCATGCGAAGCCTGTCTTTTGATCGCGCGACGATCCAAGAAGGATTACCAGCATTTCCATACTTTTGTGTTCCATGAAAAGTACCTAGTGGCAAAGGACGGCGACAAATGTGCAGGATGGGCAGAGCCGGGGGGAACCATTCGGCAGCGGTGGGAGAGCACAAGATACGGGATGAGGGATGGAATCGACAATCATAACCTCACGTTACACGAGTTCGGCCACATGCTCGATTACAAAGATTCCGATTTTGATAGTGTTCCGCACTTTGACAGCAAGGCCGCCAGGTTTGACTACCAACTTTTCCTTGAAGAAGAATACGCGGATATTTGCAACGCATGGGAGAAGAAAACAGGCAACGAAATCATTCGCAAATATGCCACCACCGATAAAGCTGAGTTTTTAACCTGCGCCACGGAGGCATTCTTTGAGCGGTCTGAAATGGTGAAATTTATGCGACGGGATCTTTATGACTGGATGGTGCGTATTTACCAGATGGATCCGGCCGAGTGGCCCGAACGCATCAGTCAGGCGGATCTGGCGGACGAGCGGTGTGACCAATGGAGTGATTGGATGCGCCGGTCCACTTGGCAATCCAAAAGTGAAGAGATAGATTCATGGCCCGACGGGGTGGCCGCGGCTGATTACGCAGGATGGTATTTACAGCATAAAGGGCGTTTGGAACGCGAGGAGCGCGAACGCAAAGAACGCGAGTTTGCCGAGAAGATGCGGCGAGATAAGGAACGGAACGAGAAAGAACAGCGTGAGGCCAGAGAACGAGAACGCAAGGAGAAGGAAGAATCAGAACACAAGGCGCGCGAGCGGTATCTTTTAAACAATCGCACCGTCATCGTGGAATACCCGAATGGCACACCACAGCTAAAATACAAGCTAGTCGACGGACATCGAGAAGGGCTGAAGCAGCGCTGGGACGAGGAGGGGCAGCTGCGCGAGGAGACGGAATTAATCCGCGGCAAAAAGCACGGCTCGGTCGTTTTTTACCACTCCAACGGCAAGAAAGAGATGGAAGGCTTCTTTATCCTCAATCGCCGCGCAGGCATTTGGCAGGGCTGGCACGAAGACGGTTCGCCCAGCTTTCGTTCAGAATACCGCGAGGGCGAACTCCACACGTGGGAGCAGTTTGGCGGAGACGGAAAGTCACGCACTTACGGCAAAGTTACAAATCGATTCGGGGCGTGA
- a CDS encoding fused MFS/spermidine synthase: MDGANTGPRGRTLALGALVLLGGFAVMVLEIVGARYLQPWFGGAFYVWTSQIGMVMLALALGYGVGGHLADRFKKARFLSLLLAPAGIFILLIPQMAPGVLNSIVDRHENAAAPKEASAEPVITETNLLSELPKDFLEGNTNNAANALPAPPVDDAAPSEIPALWRKLDPAIGSAVVFLFPCFVLAMISPFMVRLAARQVAHVGTVSGLVYAASTVGSIAGVFISAYVLIDLFTTTQIFQLTGALTLGLGGLCCLIDWQWPEELQDE, translated from the coding sequence ATGGACGGGGCAAACACAGGGCCACGCGGACGCACCCTCGCCTTGGGGGCGCTGGTTTTGCTCGGCGGCTTTGCGGTGATGGTGCTGGAAATTGTCGGCGCGCGATATTTGCAACCGTGGTTTGGCGGGGCGTTTTACGTGTGGACCAGCCAAATCGGAATGGTGATGTTGGCGCTGGCGCTCGGCTACGGCGTGGGCGGGCACTTGGCGGATCGATTCAAAAAGGCGCGCTTTCTGTCACTGCTACTGGCGCCGGCGGGGATTTTTATATTGCTGATTCCGCAGATGGCACCGGGTGTGTTGAACAGCATCGTCGATCGGCACGAAAATGCTGCCGCGCCAAAAGAGGCGTCCGCGGAACCGGTTATCACAGAAACAAACTTGCTTTCCGAACTGCCCAAAGATTTTTTGGAGGGCAACACAAACAACGCCGCCAACGCGTTGCCCGCGCCGCCGGTCGATGACGCGGCGCCTTCAGAAATTCCTGCACTGTGGCGCAAGCTCGATCCGGCGATCGGCAGTGCGGTGGTGTTTTTATTTCCGTGTTTTGTGCTGGCAATGATTTCGCCGTTTATGGTGCGGCTGGCGGCGCGGCAAGTGGCGCACGTGGGGACGGTGAGCGGGCTGGTGTACGCGGCCAGCACGGTGGGCAGCATTGCGGGCGTATTTATTTCGGCTTATGTGCTGATCGATCTTTTTACCACCACACAAATTTTTCAACTGACCGGGGCGTTGACTTTGGGGCTGGGTGGGTTATGTTGTCTCATTGATTGGCAATGGCCGGAAGAATTACAGGACGAATGA
- a CDS encoding radical SAM protein, translating to MQDHTRHFSDFTFVYPVISRRSKGLSIGVNLNPDKVCNFDCIYCEVDRRIPGAVTEVDLRQMKDELTAMIRFAKDGGLAKEPKFDEVPWLTREVKDIAFSGDGEPTMIHNFAECVQTVVDVKQSEDLGATQIVLITDAAGLDKANVKQGLELMDAHEGEVWGKLDAGTEAYFKRVNRTNVKFQRILDNLLATAKARAMIIQSLFLKVHGEAMSDAELAAYCGRLNELTAGGGQISEVHLYTVARPTPEAFATKLDLAELETMAAIVRERTGLTVAVFP from the coding sequence GTGCAGGATCACACGCGGCACTTCTCGGATTTTACGTTTGTGTATCCCGTCATCTCGCGCCGCAGCAAAGGGCTTTCCATCGGCGTGAATCTCAACCCCGACAAGGTGTGCAATTTCGACTGCATTTATTGCGAGGTGGATCGCCGAATCCCGGGCGCGGTCACGGAAGTAGATCTTCGCCAAATGAAGGATGAGCTGACCGCGATGATTCGTTTTGCCAAAGACGGCGGCTTGGCGAAGGAACCCAAGTTTGACGAAGTCCCGTGGCTCACGCGCGAGGTGAAGGACATCGCCTTCAGTGGCGACGGCGAGCCCACAATGATTCATAATTTCGCCGAGTGCGTGCAAACCGTGGTGGATGTGAAACAGTCGGAAGACCTGGGCGCCACGCAAATCGTCCTCATCACCGACGCCGCCGGACTAGACAAGGCGAACGTAAAGCAGGGCTTGGAGCTAATGGACGCGCACGAAGGTGAAGTGTGGGGCAAACTCGATGCCGGCACCGAGGCGTATTTCAAACGCGTCAACCGCACCAACGTCAAATTCCAGCGCATTCTCGACAACCTGCTGGCCACCGCGAAGGCGCGCGCGATGATCATCCAGAGTCTTTTTCTGAAAGTCCACGGCGAGGCAATGAGCGACGCAGAATTGGCGGCGTATTGCGGACGGCTCAACGAGCTCACCGCGGGTGGCGGCCAAATCAGTGAGGTGCATTTGTACACCGTGGCGCGGCCCACCCCGGAGGCGTTTGCCACCAAATTGGATTTGGCGGAATTGGAAACAATGGCGGCCATCGTGCGCGAACGCACGGGCCTCACGGTGGCGGTCTTCCCCTAA
- a CDS encoding fused MFS/spermidine synthase: protein MAGRITGRMMLALLLLCAAAAEGAVRHRSQSAHNQIVVEDQGGYRMLRFNGSMETRLLIANPLLGHFEYTDYFQMPLLWNPKAKRVLVMGLGGGSTQRAFQHYYPTVHVDTVELDPAVAKVSKEWFGVKETKTHTIHISDGRGYLRRNKDRKYEAILMDAYSSNTYGSFIPYHLATKEFFQLAAEDLTANGVLAYNVIGTYNEWRADIVGSMYRTMKTVFPHVYHFPAADSRNIVLVGVKAKSGGLTSATLRARVDLLRRAQPKLPAHFGPRLGRIQANAPLSAAKSLVLTDDHAPISKLLVPAQ, encoded by the coding sequence ATGGCCGGAAGAATTACAGGACGAATGATGCTGGCGTTGCTGCTGCTTTGCGCAGCGGCAGCGGAGGGTGCCGTGCGGCATCGCAGCCAATCGGCGCACAATCAAATTGTGGTGGAAGACCAAGGCGGCTATCGAATGCTGCGCTTCAATGGCTCGATGGAAACGCGGTTGCTGATTGCCAATCCGTTGCTTGGGCATTTTGAGTACACCGATTATTTTCAAATGCCGCTCCTCTGGAATCCCAAAGCCAAGCGCGTGCTGGTGATGGGACTGGGCGGCGGCAGCACGCAACGCGCGTTCCAGCATTATTACCCAACTGTGCACGTGGACACCGTGGAGCTGGATCCCGCGGTGGCTAAGGTGTCCAAGGAATGGTTTGGGGTGAAGGAAACAAAAACTCATACCATTCACATCAGCGATGGGCGCGGTTATTTGCGCCGCAACAAGGATCGGAAATACGAGGCGATTTTGATGGATGCGTATTCGTCGAACACCTACGGCTCATTCATTCCCTATCACTTGGCGACCAAAGAATTTTTCCAACTCGCGGCGGAGGATCTCACGGCCAACGGAGTGCTCGCGTACAACGTGATTGGCACGTACAATGAGTGGCGCGCGGATATCGTGGGGTCGATGTATCGCACGATGAAAACGGTTTTCCCGCACGTGTACCATTTCCCGGCAGCCGATTCGCGCAACATTGTGCTGGTGGGGGTGAAGGCGAAATCCGGCGGGTTGACCAGCGCGACTCTGCGGGCGCGAGTGGATTTGCTGCGGCGTGCACAGCCGAAATTGCCCGCGCACTTCGGGCCACGGTTGGGGCGCATTCAGGCGAATGCACCGCTGAGCGCGGCAAAATCGCTGGTGCTCACGGATGACCACGCGCCGATTAGCAAGCTGCTGGTTCCGGCGCAGTAG